AGACGAACCTTTAGGCGGCGTAGACCCCCGTGCAAGAGACAAAATAATAGATACCATAATAAAAAACATTAATGAAGATAGCTCAATGGTTATTTCTACTCATATTATAAGAGACATAGAAAAAGTTTTTGATGAAGTAGCCTTTCTCTCTGAAGGAACAATAATTTTAAAAGAAGAAACAGAAGATTTAAGGAGAAAAAAAGGAAAATCAATTGATGAAATTTTTAGGGAGGTATATGCTAATGTTTAAACTTATAAAATATGAATTGCAGGGAAGATCCAAATATTACATTGCAGCTTTAATAGGGATGTTTTTTATGTTTTTTTATATAAATATGAGACTTACTTCCAAGGATTTTACAGTTTCGCTAGCTTTTTCATTTTTAGCAATTTACTTAGTCTACATTGTTCTTGTAATATCAGGTATAATACTCTATGCAAAAGATGTCTTTGGAAACTCTGGATATTTGATTTTTACAATTCCCAAAAGAGGAGAAACAATATTGGGGGCAAAATTAATAGTTGCTATTGCTGAATTTCTAATATTTATGTTTACTGTTGTTTTGCTATCCTATTTGAATCTATCAATAAATTACCCTGTGGAAATAGTAAACAATTTTATTTTAGAATATAAAAATACTCTAATACCTGCTTCTACACTTATAACACTTTTCTTTATCTTTTTAATTCTTCTGTCATATTTTAGCATAACTCTTGCAAAAACAATTTTTTACTCAAACAAATACGCCATATGGATTTCTCTCATGTTGATGTGGTTAATTTATTTTATAATAAACAAACTTATTACCCTTATATCAAAATTATTCCCTTATTCCATTCATATTGGAACTGGCAGTATAATCGCAAAAGCCGTTAACACTAACTCTAATATAACAATGTATCTTACACCATTAGATTTAAATATCGCCGCTCTAACTTTTGAAACATTTACACTTTTTATTCTCTTTATCGCAACCTCATATTTAATTGACAGCAAAATGAACTTATAATAACTAAAAGGGCCAAAAAGCCCTTTTAGTTACTCCCTTTCCTTTCTGTATTTGTCCATTATCTCTGAGAAAATCTCTGCATTTGTAGGAGGCGTATAGGATATAGCATTAGCGCCTGCTTCTATCGTCTTTAAAATGGTTTCCTCAGTAGGACCTCCTGTTGCAATAATGGGTATGTCGGGACAAATATCTTTTACACGTTTTACTAAATCAGGTGTCTTTTGTGCACCAGATATGTTAAGTATTGTAGCGCCAGCTTCTACTCTCCCTTTTATGTCCTCTTTCTCCGACACTATAGTTACAACAATAGGTATATCTATTGTCGCTCTAATTTTTTTGATTATATCATTGGCAGTAGGAGCATTTACAACAACTCCCATTGCTCCAGAAAATTCCGCGTCAAGAGCCAAGTTAACAACTCTTTTGCCCTGTGTAAGTCCTCCACCCACCCCACAAAATACCGGTATATCCGCTGCCATCATAAGAGCGTGAGTAATAACTGGCTGAGGAGTAAACGGATATACTGCTAAAACAGCATGAGCATTAGTATTTCTAATCAAAGCAATATCTGTTGTAAAAACAAGGGATTTTATTAATTTACCATAGACCTTTATTCCCGAAGCTTTTTGATGAATAACTTCAGGAACTAAAACCATCTTTTGCCTTAAAGGTGAAGTTATCTCGGGAACAAAATTATCAGACATTTTATCACCATCTTTTGCTCTTATTTTATAAAAATATTATACCAATAATTGTTTATAAATCAATGCCTTTTAAGAATTAATTCCATATTTTTCAAAGATCCATTTCTTACCGTATAAAGTCCATACAAAGCAAGAAAACACTATTAAAATTATCTTATTATTTCTTTACTTTTTAGTGTTTGAAAACAATTTTAGTTTAAAAATAATATTAAATTTTAAATTGTATTGTGTTTTTGCCACTTTTTTGAAGGCTTATTAAATTTTTGTGAAAAAATTTCACAAAATATGTACAAAAATCATCTTTGTTTGCATAAAATTTAAATAGGAATTTAAAAGTTAATAATTTTTATCTTCACATTTTAATAGATTTTAAAAATATATATACAAAATTAAAAAAAGCCCGCAAAAGATTTACACTTTTAATGGGTATGTTGTCAATATGTATTAAATATGCTATAATAGTAATTGTGTACAAAATAAATATAATTTAAAATAAAATGTAAGGGGGATTTAAAAAATGCTAAGAAAAAAGTGGCTTCCTCTAGTTGTGACCCTAATTTTTATCCTATCTGTTTTTTTGACCTCCTGTGGTAAGACAGAAACTCAAACGCCACAACAATCTCAAGAACAAAAAACAACACCTACAGCTTCAGTTCAAGATAGCGACAACTGGACTAAAGCAAAAGACACTTCAAAAATACCAGAAGCATCAAAGGCTCGTACCGACACACTTATAATAGGTCTTCATGAGCCAAAAGGAGTTTTCAATCCTCTCTATTCTGAAACATCATATGACAATTATGTAAACAGCGCTATTTTTGATAGTTTACTAGAGGTAGACTTCGATGGAACATACATTCCATCTCTTGCAAAGAGTTGGGATATAGACAAAGATAACAATACTATCACCTTCCATTTACGAGATGACGTAAAATTTAGTGATGGAACACCTTTGACAGCTAAGGACGTAGAATTTTCTTATTATGTACTAGCTGATCCTACTTATGATGGGCCAATTGCTTTATCTGCAGCAGGAATCAAAGGGTTTAAAGAATATAATGAAGGAAATGCAGACAAAATTGAAGGAATAAAAGTAATAGATGACCATACAATACAGATTCAATTAGAAAAAGTTCTCGGAACATCTTTGTCAGACCTTAATATCCCAGTTATCCCACAACATTATTATGGAAAAGACTTTGCTAAAGGCAAATTAGACGGAGTAAAGGCTTTAGAACAGCAGCCACTCGGCTCAGGTCCCTATGTATTTGAAAAATTTGTTCCTGGTCAAGAAGTTCGCTTAGTAGCAAATGAGAATTACTGGAAAGGTGCTCCAAAAATTAAACACTTAATTTACAAAACTACAACAGAGGAAACAGCTGTTCAAATGTTACAAACCGGTGAAACAGACTATGAGACCTCAAACATCACAGCAAAGAAAGATAACGTAGAGTTGCTAGAAAGCCTTGGATTTGTTGATTATAGCTTACTTCCAACTAATGGTTATGGTTATATAGCTTTCAATCACAAATTGCCAAAATTCCAGGATGTAAGAGTGCGTAAAGCATTAGCTTATGGTCTTAACCGCAAAGCTATAGTTGATGCTGTATATCAGGGCTTAGCAGAAGTAAGAGATGTGCCACAGTCTAAAGTATCATGGGCATATCCTGATGAAAAAGACATAATACATTATGACTATAACCCAGAAAAAGCAAAGCAGCTTTTAGATGAAGCTGGTTGGAAATTAGGACCAGATGGTTATCGTTATAAAGATGGTCAGAAATTTACAATACACTTCTTAGCTTCATCACCTAATCCAGTAAATGATGCTTTAGTGCCAATGGCAGTAGAAAATTATAAAGAATTGGGTATAGAATTTGTGGCAGAACCTCTTGAATTCAACGCCATAATTGACAAGGTCAATAAAGGCGATTTTGAAATGTACTTCATGGCTTGGGGCTTAACTCCTGAACCAGATCCTTATACTATATTCTTCTCAAAAGGGTCTCAGAATAAAATAGGGTATGCAAATCCAAAAGTTGATGAACTCATACTAAAGGGCCGTGAAGAAACAGATATTAATAAACGCAAGGAAATTTACCATGAACTTTACAAAGTATTAAACGATGACTTGCCATACATCTTCCTGTATCAGAGAAATGACCTCAATGCAAAGAACAGCAGAGTAGTAGGATTCCAGATCTCATCTTTCAGAGATTTTACTTATTCACTGTATCAAGCAGAAATTCTTCAGTACTAATTTAAATTTAAAAAGCCCGGGCTGTTAAGGGCCGGGCTTTTCATCTATTAGGAGGGATAGAATGACACAGTTTATTATACGCAGACTACTACAGAGTATTCCTACATTAATTGGAGCTTCTATAATAATATTTTTAATTTTTGCAATGGCACCTGGTGACTACGTCACCTCTCAACTTCAAAATCCTAAGATGACTGAGGAAAGGGCTGCACAATTAAGGGCCCTTTATGGATTGGACAAACCACTCCCTCAAAGATATATATCTTGGGCAAGCGGTGTCTTAAAAGGTGATTTGGGCGACTCTTTATTGTTTAAAAAACCTGTAGTACGAGTAATAAATGATTTTATATGGAATTCCTTTATATTGGGAGTAGCTATAATGTTTTTTGAATGGTTAATTGCCTCTATAATAGGTATCTATTCTGCTATACGGCAGTATTCTGTATTTGACACTATAGCTACCTTGCTTGTATTTATCCTTTACTCTTTACCCTCTTTCTTCTTAGGTCTTGTTATGCTTAAAGTTTTTGCAGTAGACCTCAAATGGTTCCCCTTAGGTGGAATGATAACAACAGGATCCAATTATACTGGTTGGGCCCATATAGTTGATGTTGCAAAGCACATGGTGCTTCCTGTTGCTACTCTAACTTTAATAAGTGTAGGGGGCTTAAGCCGCTATTTTAGGGCAAATATGCTAGAAGTCATAAAGCAAGATTATATAAGGACTGCCAGAGCTAAAGGCTTAAAGGAAAGAACTGTTATTTTTAAACATGCTTTAAGAAATGCTCTTCTACCTTTGATCACTTTGTTTACTTTAGAATTACCTAGCTTATTTGCAGGTGCAATGATAACTGAGAGGATATTCAACTGGCCCGGCATTGGTAAAGTCGTTCTAGAAGGAATTTATATAAGGGATTATCCATTGTTTTTGGGATACACAATGCTCATAACCGTTCTTACAATTTTAGCAAATATTTTAGCTGACGTTTTGTATGGCGTTGCTGATCCACGTGTAAGACTTAAATAGGGGGGATAAAGCTTGGATCAAGTCAATGTAAATCAACCTCTTGATTATAAAAAGAAAAATAATCTGAAAAAAGCACCTTCGATTTGGAGAGACGCTTTCCATAGATTTTTAAAAAATAAATACGCCATATTGGGACTGGTAATTTTGACTTTTATGTTCCTTTTCTCTTTTGTAGGGCCTTATTTTTCGCCTTATCTGGATGCAAAAATAGATGTATCAAAAGGGAATCAACCACCAAGTGCGGAACATTGGCTTGGTACAGATAATCTAGGAAGAGATGTGCTTTTAAGGCTTATGCTTGCAGGTAGAATTTCCCTTACAATAGGGATTGCAGCTACTTTGATAATCGTTTTAATCGGTGGAATGTTAGGCTCTATCGCAGGATATTACGGAGGCTGGTTAGATGTCATAATAATGAGGTTGGCAGATATCATTTACGCTATGCCTGGTCTTCCCATTTTAATCATGTTAGGTGCTATAATGTCCGACTTAAAAATTCCGCCACCTCAAAGGATATACTATGTCATGTTTATCTTAGGATTTATATCTTGGGTAGGTCTTGCAAGGCTTATACGAAGCCAAATTTTGAGTTTAAAAGAGCAGGAATTCATGCTGGCAACAGAAGTTTTAGGTTTAAGAGATAGTAAAAAAATAATAAAACACCTTTTCCCCAATGTATTACCTACTGTTATAGTTTCTGCAACATTGGGAGTAGCTGGCGCAATATTATCAGAATCTGCTTTAAGTTTCTTAGGACTAGGTGTCATCCCTCCAACACCTTCTTGGGGATATATGCTGTCTGCCGCAAACAACATGATCGATTTTGTAAAGCGTCCTTGGCTTTGGATTCCACCGGGTGTCGCCATAATGCTGTCTGTTGTAGCTATAAACTTTATTGGCGATGCCTTAAGAGACGCTTTTGATCCCAGACAAAAAATTTAGGAGGAATCAAAATGGCAAAAAACCTAGTGGAA
The sequence above is a segment of the Thermoanaerobacter ethanolicus JW 200 genome. Coding sequences within it:
- a CDS encoding ABC transporter permease; translation: MTQFIIRRLLQSIPTLIGASIIIFLIFAMAPGDYVTSQLQNPKMTEERAAQLRALYGLDKPLPQRYISWASGVLKGDLGDSLLFKKPVVRVINDFIWNSFILGVAIMFFEWLIASIIGIYSAIRQYSVFDTIATLLVFILYSLPSFFLGLVMLKVFAVDLKWFPLGGMITTGSNYTGWAHIVDVAKHMVLPVATLTLISVGGLSRYFRANMLEVIKQDYIRTARAKGLKERTVIFKHALRNALLPLITLFTLELPSLFAGAMITERIFNWPGIGKVVLEGIYIRDYPLFLGYTMLITVLTILANILADVLYGVADPRVRLK
- a CDS encoding ABC transporter substrate-binding protein produces the protein MLRKKWLPLVVTLIFILSVFLTSCGKTETQTPQQSQEQKTTPTASVQDSDNWTKAKDTSKIPEASKARTDTLIIGLHEPKGVFNPLYSETSYDNYVNSAIFDSLLEVDFDGTYIPSLAKSWDIDKDNNTITFHLRDDVKFSDGTPLTAKDVEFSYYVLADPTYDGPIALSAAGIKGFKEYNEGNADKIEGIKVIDDHTIQIQLEKVLGTSLSDLNIPVIPQHYYGKDFAKGKLDGVKALEQQPLGSGPYVFEKFVPGQEVRLVANENYWKGAPKIKHLIYKTTTEETAVQMLQTGETDYETSNITAKKDNVELLESLGFVDYSLLPTNGYGYIAFNHKLPKFQDVRVRKALAYGLNRKAIVDAVYQGLAEVRDVPQSKVSWAYPDEKDIIHYDYNPEKAKQLLDEAGWKLGPDGYRYKDGQKFTIHFLASSPNPVNDALVPMAVENYKELGIEFVAEPLEFNAIIDKVNKGDFEMYFMAWGLTPEPDPYTIFFSKGSQNKIGYANPKVDELILKGREETDINKRKEIYHELYKVLNDDLPYIFLYQRNDLNAKNSRVVGFQISSFRDFTYSLYQAEILQY
- the opp4C gene encoding oligopeptide ABC transporter permease, whose product is MDQVNVNQPLDYKKKNNLKKAPSIWRDAFHRFLKNKYAILGLVILTFMFLFSFVGPYFSPYLDAKIDVSKGNQPPSAEHWLGTDNLGRDVLLRLMLAGRISLTIGIAATLIIVLIGGMLGSIAGYYGGWLDVIIMRLADIIYAMPGLPILIMLGAIMSDLKIPPPQRIYYVMFILGFISWVGLARLIRSQILSLKEQEFMLATEVLGLRDSKKIIKHLFPNVLPTVIVSATLGVAGAILSESALSFLGLGVIPPTPSWGYMLSAANNMIDFVKRPWLWIPPGVAIMLSVVAINFIGDALRDAFDPRQKI
- a CDS encoding beta/alpha barrel domain-containing protein, which produces MSDNFVPEITSPLRQKMVLVPEVIHQKASGIKVYGKLIKSLVFTTDIALIRNTNAHAVLAVYPFTPQPVITHALMMAADIPVFCGVGGGLTQGKRVVNLALDAEFSGAMGVVVNAPTANDIIKKIRATIDIPIVVTIVSEKEDIKGRVEAGATILNISGAQKTPDLVKRVKDICPDIPIIATGGPTEETILKTIEAGANAISYTPPTNAEIFSEIMDKYRKERE
- a CDS encoding ABC transporter permease; this translates as MFKLIKYELQGRSKYYIAALIGMFFMFFYINMRLTSKDFTVSLAFSFLAIYLVYIVLVISGIILYAKDVFGNSGYLIFTIPKRGETILGAKLIVAIAEFLIFMFTVVLLSYLNLSINYPVEIVNNFILEYKNTLIPASTLITLFFIFLILLSYFSITLAKTIFYSNKYAIWISLMLMWLIYFIINKLITLISKLFPYSIHIGTGSIIAKAVNTNSNITMYLTPLDLNIAALTFETFTLFILFIATSYLIDSKMNL